The following coding sequences are from one Humulus lupulus chromosome X, drHumLupu1.1, whole genome shotgun sequence window:
- the LOC133803601 gene encoding phospholipase A(1) DAD1, chloroplastic-like, with protein MRLCYRIPITSVQTTTTAPLHPSSSSSSPSLSFTTKTDSNLEMQSLYHHKTTTLTKNDVARDTVSSCRLCPPKLGKRWREYQGSHDWEGLLDPLDDAMRCEILRYGQFVDAAYRAFEFDPTFPAYATCRFPKNVLLTRTGFGHTGYRVTKHLHATCGVQTPGWIDRLPSWMSVKSSWIGYVAVCHDKEEIARLGRRDVVIALRGTATCLEWLENFHTTLTDLPPLVGPTGSIGPKVERGFCSLYTSRTATCPSLQDMIREEVARVIQLYGDEPLSLTITGHSLGAALAILSAYDITTTFADAPLVTVFSFGGPRVGNKSLRCQLDKSGTKILRIVNSDDLVTKVPGFVMEEDDDVAKKYSTHMASWFRKRVRGTQWGYADVGKELKLCSKESPYLNNINFATCHDLKTYLHLVKGFVSSTCPFRATKEVLSTRFIN; from the coding sequence ATGAGGCTTTGTTACAGAATACCTATAACCTCAGTtcaaactactactactgctcccttacatccttcttcttcttcttcttcgcctTCTTTATCTTTTACGACCAAAACAGACTCTAACCTCGAAATGCAGAGCCTTTATCATCACAAAACGACGACGTTGACCAAAAACGACGTCGCTCGTGACACAGTTAGCAGTTGTCGTTTATGCCCGCCGAAGCTGGGCAAGAGGTGGAGAGAGTACCAAGGTAGCCACGACTGGGAGGGCTTGCTCGACCCTCTCGACGATGCTATGAGGTGTGAGATTCTAAGGTACGGCCAGTTCGTCGACGCCGCTTACCGTGCCTTTGAGTTTGACCCCACTTTCCCTGCTTACGCCACGTGTCGGTTTCCCAAGAACGTGTTGCTGACTCGGACCGGGTTCGGGCATACCGGGTATCGGGTCACCAAGCACTTGCATGCCACGTGTGGGGTCCAGACGCCAGGTTGGATTGATAGGCTGCCTAGCTGGATGTCTGTCAAGTCTAGTTGGATTGGTTACGTAGCTGTTTGTCATGACAAGGAGGAGATTGCTCGTCTTGGCCGCAGAGACGTTGTGATCGCCTTACGTGGCACCGCCACGTGTTTGGAGTGGCTCGAGAATTTTCACACCACATTGACTGATTTGCCCCCGCTTGTCGGTCCCACTGGTTCTATTGGCCCCAAGGTAGAGAGAGGGTTTTGTAGTCTTTACACCTCGCGTACTGCCACGTGTCCAAGTCTACAAGACATGATTAGGGAAGAAGTGGCCAGAGTCATCCAATTATACGGTGATGAGCCGCTTAGCTTGACGATCACCGGTCATAGCCTCGGAGCAGCACTCGCAATCCTCAGCGCGTATGATATAACCACCACTTTCGCCGACGCGCCATTAGTAACGGTATTCTCTTTCGGTGGGCCACGTGTTGGGAACAAAAGCTTGAGGTGTCAGCTGGACAAAAGTGGGACCAAGATACTACGCATCGTGAACTCCGACGATCTGGTGACGAAGGTTCCAGGCTTTGTCATGGAAGAggatgatgacgtggcaaagaagTATAGTACCCACATGGCAAGCTGGTTTCGGAAGCGCGTGAGGGGCACACAGTGGGGTTACGCTGACGTGGGGAAAGAGTTGAAGCTATGTAGCAAAGAGTCGCCATACTTGAACAACATTAACTTTGCCACGTGTCATGACCTGAAGACGTACCTTCACTTGGTTAAAGGGTTTGTTAGTTCCACGTGTCCATTTAGAGCAACAAAGGAGGTGTTATCCACGCGCTTCATAAATTAA